The Metabacillus sediminilitoris genome window below encodes:
- the essC gene encoding type VII secretion protein EssC, giving the protein MTMLWVFYHDSYQQVPLTPDPKQEITIGPDLQHTITLGSVHLIEKPLRVKFRDDSFWLIQDKNNEKMEENSLHSISIGEVKLEMMITASPQFTKTFYIEHIKEVTFSTTDQHAIIHKKAESSFEQDAFTLYSGKNGIEIAAREKECLYKNGQQIQEASQIEIGDQIFWPFMTVTLLEKDLIKIESLQEFETRLSETNRPQSEMQKKYPVYRRTPRMVYDLPDDKVQFSFPTQESEHSNRSLWLIIMPPLIMLIVMGVVAILVPRGIFILISLVMFLTTLVTSTVQYFKDRANQKRTKERRKRIYTQYLETKRQELQTLADKQKDVLTFHFPSFERMKYLTEQLSDRLWERTLESPDFLQFRLGVGTVPASYKISSTSSDMANREMDELLEQSQLLERTYKYLENLPITANLSEGPIGLIGKNAVLKNEMHQLIGQLAFFHSYHDLRFVFIFDEQEYKEWEWMKWLPHFQLPNSFAKGFIYNEKTRDQLLYSLYEMIRERDQEEEKEKLRFSPHYLFVITNHQLISDHVILEYLEGDHKHLGISVVFAAEAKESLSDNIHTLVRYINDEQGDILIQQKKAVRISFDLDPHKRESNENFARMLRTLDHQIGMTNSIPNAVTFLEMMNVKSVDQLPIKQNWLSRESAKSLAVPIGLKGKAETVELNLHEKAHGPHGLLAGTTGSGKSEFLQTYILSLAVHFHPHEVAFLLIDYKGGGMAQPFKNMPHLLGTITNIEGSKNFSMRALASIKSELKRRQRLFDHYRVSHINDYTKLFKQGKAEKPLPHLFLISDEFAELKVEEPDFIKELVSAARIGRSLGVHLILATQKPGGVIDNQIWSNARFRVALKVQNTEDSREILKNGDAASITVTGRGYLQVGNNEVYELFQSAWSGAPYHEEESYDLEDEVAIVTDLGLIPLSEVSSSDLKQKDSVSEIGIIVDKIEQLQGDLGLEKLPSPWLPPLPGRLYREEISIDDRTSIVFAMIDEPEKQSQSPYTYNVIEDGNVGIFGSSGYGKTHTIMTLLLGIAKQYTPEEVHYYVMDFGNGGLLPLKQLPHTADYFLLDQERKIEKFMRILRDEVARRKLLFQKQEVSSIKMYNALSEEPLPLFFLVIDNFDLVKEEMLELEQQLNQFARDGVSLGIYMMVTATRINSVRQSFMNNLKTKIVHYLMDQSEAYTMLGRLPFSPEAMPGRAIVKKDTAFFAQVLLPTEGKDDFEQMTNVKEEVQTLKKQYENIAKPTPVPMLPTELTIVNFTSYISKKNGLLPIGLDEENVTPVYVNFQKTKHCIILGQAQKGKTNSLKVLIHTALEHEIEHIAVFDSIDRGLASFIGEEKLVYLEGKDHITSWLDKLETIFRERAETYDLHIQSGRQMPQFSPVLFVIDGYSRFLQSLDNLTQDRIVKYMKSFSHLGFNVIVSGNNNELTKGYDPLTIEIKQIRQAVILMRKSEQTLYTLTYDRKEAEVQPGFGYYVENGKEQSIQIPLVNVERKVQV; this is encoded by the coding sequence ATGACGATGTTATGGGTTTTCTATCATGATTCTTATCAACAGGTACCACTGACTCCAGATCCTAAGCAAGAGATCACGATTGGACCTGATTTGCAGCATACCATTACCCTTGGATCAGTACACCTTATTGAAAAACCGCTAAGAGTGAAATTTCGTGATGATTCATTCTGGCTGATTCAAGATAAGAATAATGAGAAAATGGAAGAGAATTCACTGCACTCGATTTCCATTGGAGAAGTGAAGCTGGAAATGATGATCACAGCATCTCCTCAATTTACCAAAACTTTTTATATAGAACACATAAAGGAAGTAACATTTTCAACAACAGATCAGCATGCCATCATACATAAGAAGGCTGAATCATCCTTTGAGCAAGATGCTTTTACGCTTTATAGCGGTAAGAATGGAATTGAGATCGCTGCCCGTGAAAAGGAATGTCTTTATAAAAATGGTCAACAAATACAGGAAGCGTCACAGATTGAAATAGGTGATCAGATATTTTGGCCTTTTATGACAGTGACCCTTTTAGAAAAAGATCTTATCAAAATTGAGAGCTTACAAGAGTTTGAGACTAGACTTTCAGAAACGAATAGACCGCAATCTGAAATGCAGAAGAAATATCCGGTGTATCGTCGTACACCGAGAATGGTCTATGATCTGCCTGATGATAAGGTACAGTTTTCCTTTCCAACACAAGAATCGGAGCATTCTAATCGAAGCTTATGGCTGATTATTATGCCACCGCTCATTATGCTCATTGTGATGGGTGTCGTTGCTATCCTCGTTCCAAGAGGGATATTTATTCTGATCTCGTTAGTGATGTTTTTAACAACACTTGTGACCTCAACTGTTCAATATTTTAAAGACAGAGCAAATCAAAAAAGAACCAAGGAACGTCGAAAACGGATTTATACACAATACTTAGAGACAAAACGTCAGGAGCTGCAAACACTTGCAGATAAACAAAAAGATGTTTTAACCTTTCACTTTCCATCTTTTGAACGAATGAAATATTTAACTGAGCAGCTTTCTGACAGGCTTTGGGAAAGAACGCTTGAAAGTCCCGATTTCCTCCAATTTCGCCTTGGAGTTGGAACGGTTCCAGCAAGCTATAAAATTTCATCAACATCCTCTGATATGGCCAACAGGGAAATGGATGAATTATTAGAACAATCACAGCTGCTTGAAAGAACCTATAAGTACTTAGAAAACTTGCCGATTACTGCAAATCTTTCCGAGGGTCCGATTGGGTTAATTGGAAAGAATGCCGTATTGAAAAATGAAATGCACCAGCTAATCGGGCAGCTTGCCTTCTTCCATAGCTACCACGATTTACGGTTTGTGTTTATTTTTGATGAGCAGGAATATAAAGAATGGGAATGGATGAAGTGGCTGCCGCATTTTCAATTACCAAATTCCTTTGCGAAAGGGTTCATTTATAACGAGAAAACACGTGATCAACTTCTTTATTCATTGTATGAGATGATACGAGAACGTGATCAAGAGGAAGAAAAGGAGAAACTGCGTTTTTCACCTCATTACCTTTTTGTCATTACAAATCATCAACTTATTTCAGATCATGTGATTTTGGAATATTTAGAAGGTGACCATAAGCACCTTGGAATTTCAGTTGTATTTGCAGCAGAAGCAAAAGAAAGCCTATCTGATAACATTCATACCCTTGTTCGCTATATTAATGACGAGCAAGGTGATATTTTAATTCAACAGAAAAAGGCAGTGCGAATCTCATTTGATTTGGATCCACATAAAAGAGAGAGCAATGAAAATTTCGCACGCATGCTTCGCACACTTGATCATCAAATAGGCATGACAAACTCGATACCAAATGCAGTGACCTTTTTAGAAATGATGAATGTGAAAAGCGTAGACCAATTGCCGATTAAACAAAATTGGCTGTCAAGGGAGTCAGCAAAATCGTTGGCAGTCCCGATTGGACTTAAAGGAAAAGCGGAAACGGTCGAGTTAAATTTACACGAAAAAGCACATGGTCCACATGGCTTGCTTGCTGGTACAACGGGGTCCGGGAAAAGTGAATTTTTACAAACATATATCCTTTCACTAGCTGTTCATTTTCACCCGCATGAAGTTGCCTTTTTATTAATTGACTATAAAGGTGGAGGCATGGCGCAGCCATTTAAAAATATGCCGCATCTCTTAGGTACGATTACAAACATAGAAGGAAGTAAAAACTTCAGCATGCGCGCCCTGGCTTCGATTAAAAGTGAATTAAAGCGACGCCAACGGTTATTCGATCACTATCGTGTTTCACATATTAATGACTATACAAAGCTATTTAAACAAGGAAAAGCGGAAAAGCCATTACCACATTTATTTTTGATTTCAGATGAATTTGCTGAGCTCAAGGTGGAAGAACCTGATTTTATTAAAGAATTAGTCAGTGCAGCACGGATCGGGCGAAGCCTTGGCGTTCATTTAATCCTGGCAACACAAAAGCCGGGTGGAGTGATCGACAATCAAATATGGAGTAACGCTCGCTTCCGTGTCGCTTTAAAGGTTCAAAATACGGAGGATAGCCGTGAAATCTTAAAAAATGGTGATGCTGCATCCATTACAGTTACTGGCCGCGGTTACTTGCAGGTCGGTAATAATGAAGTATATGAGCTTTTCCAATCAGCATGGAGTGGTGCTCCTTATCATGAGGAAGAATCATATGATTTGGAGGATGAAGTAGCGATTGTTACCGATCTAGGACTAATACCTTTATCAGAAGTATCTTCATCAGATCTGAAACAGAAGGATTCAGTTAGTGAAATAGGCATCATCGTGGATAAAATTGAGCAGCTTCAAGGAGATTTAGGTCTTGAAAAACTTCCAAGTCCTTGGCTGCCGCCGCTTCCTGGCCGCTTATATCGTGAAGAAATTTCTATAGATGACAGGACGAGTATTGTATTTGCCATGATTGATGAACCTGAAAAACAAAGTCAATCACCTTATACGTATAACGTAATCGAGGATGGTAACGTTGGAATATTTGGTTCCTCTGGATATGGAAAAACACATACGATCATGACCCTATTACTTGGAATTGCCAAACAATATACACCAGAAGAGGTTCATTATTATGTAATGGATTTTGGAAATGGCGGGCTATTACCGCTTAAACAGCTGCCACATACCGCTGATTACTTTTTACTTGATCAAGAGCGGAAAATTGAGAAGTTCATGAGGATATTACGAGATGAAGTAGCAAGAAGAAAACTGCTGTTCCAAAAGCAAGAGGTAAGCTCAATTAAAATGTATAACGCCTTAAGTGAAGAGCCATTGCCATTATTCTTCCTTGTGATTGATAATTTTGACCTTGTAAAAGAAGAGATGCTCGAACTTGAACAACAATTAAATCAGTTCGCACGTGATGGTGTATCACTAGGGATCTATATGATGGTAACAGCAACACGAATCAATTCAGTCCGTCAATCGTTCATGAACAACTTAAAAACAAAAATTGTCCATTATTTAATGGATCAATCTGAAGCATATACGATGTTAGGCAGATTGCCGTTTTCTCCGGAAGCAATGCCGGGAAGAGCGATTGTGAAAAAGGACACTGCGTTCTTTGCACAAGTCCTTCTCCCAACTGAAGGAAAAGATGACTTTGAGCAGATGACGAATGTGAAAGAAGAGGTTCAAACGCTTAAGAAGCAGTATGAGAACATTGCAAAACCAACACCTGTGCCAATGCTGCCTACAGAGCTGACAATCGTCAATTTTACTTCGTATATTTCGAAGAAAAATGGCTTGTTACCAATAGGCCTTGATGAAGAAAATGTTACACCGGTATATGTGAATTTCCAAAAGACCAAGCATTGCATTATTCTCGGTCAGGCACAAAAAGGAAAAACAAATTCCCTAAAAGTGCTCATTCATACAGCGCTTGAGCATGAGATTGAACATATTGCGGTATTTGATTCCATTGACCGCGGCCTAGCTTCATTTATTGGCGAAGAGAAATTGGTCTATCTCGAAGGTAAAGACCATATAACATCATGGCTAGATAAACTGGAAACGATCTTTAGAGAAAGGGCGGAAACCTATGACCTGCACATTCAGAGTGGCAGACAAATGCCGCAATTTTCACCTGTTTTGTTTGTCATTGATGGGTATTCCCGCTTCCTGCAAAGCCTTGATAATCTGACACAAGATCGCATTGTCAAATATATGAAAAGCTTTAGTCATCTAGGCTTTAATGTGATCGTCTCTGGAAACAACAATGAATTAACAAAGGGATATGATCCGTTAACAATTGAAATCAAACAAATTCGTCAAGCTGTTATTTTAATGAGAAAATCAGAGCAAACATTATATACACTAACATATGACCGGAAAGAAGCAGAGGTACAACCAGGTTTCGGTTATTATGTTGAAAACGGTAAAGAACAAAGCATTCAGATCCCACTTGTGAATGTTGAAAGGAAGGTGCAAGTATGA
- the essB gene encoding type VII secretion protein EssB, with protein sequence MSTQKDLSYLAEKLEADIKRDKQTISFTFQIEKIKLDNPAEISFLKEINPKIKKEIHMMDDKLSILHTIPNTYTFLPKLEQVDERDRLMIAYKLVQQAEYHSLTRIHLLVCPENIVLDQGLNPTFLHYGVKESLPPYEKNSDQLVKEVKATVAAIVDKQFSFEQYVHYAETLKLNEFTKRVCLANSLNELMDIIEERIQQVTKEKSLLMTVNKKTWKRNRYVLYGLILCFIPALIYSIYSLFFLQPKQTSFIHAQEKFLNNEYSEVVTVLQPYDIEDMPKVTQYQLSLSYIINESLAEEQKENIRNTVTLQSDPQYLEYWILIGRGNAEEALDIARYLEDRSLILYGLIKYKEQVKIDDDLEREERQQLLAEIEEETKEYQQEMKEEQAAEQEAEQSVSGQTEEQSNAEQTEVKSKAVTETLNKNEEKQSAETTVQETKPPE encoded by the coding sequence AACAATCTCGTTTACGTTTCAAATAGAGAAAATCAAATTAGATAATCCTGCCGAAATTTCTTTTTTAAAGGAGATAAATCCAAAAATAAAAAAAGAAATTCACATGATGGATGATAAGTTATCCATTCTTCATACAATCCCTAATACATACACTTTTCTTCCCAAATTGGAGCAAGTAGATGAGAGAGATAGACTTATGATTGCTTATAAACTTGTTCAACAAGCTGAATATCATTCTTTAACGAGAATCCATTTACTTGTTTGTCCAGAAAACATTGTCCTTGATCAAGGACTTAATCCAACCTTTCTACATTATGGGGTAAAGGAAAGTCTCCCGCCTTATGAAAAAAATAGTGACCAATTAGTAAAAGAGGTAAAGGCAACCGTTGCGGCCATTGTCGACAAACAATTTTCCTTTGAACAATATGTCCACTATGCCGAAACACTTAAGCTTAATGAATTCACGAAACGCGTTTGTCTTGCTAATAGCTTGAATGAGTTAATGGACATCATTGAAGAGCGCATTCAACAAGTGACAAAAGAGAAATCATTGCTCATGACAGTAAATAAAAAGACATGGAAACGAAACCGATATGTGCTGTATGGGTTAATTTTATGTTTTATTCCAGCACTTATTTACTCCATATACTCGTTATTTTTTCTTCAGCCGAAACAAACAAGCTTTATTCATGCGCAGGAGAAGTTTCTTAATAATGAATATAGTGAAGTTGTGACAGTCCTTCAGCCTTACGACATTGAGGATATGCCTAAAGTCACTCAATACCAATTATCGTTGTCATATATCATTAATGAATCATTAGCAGAGGAACAAAAAGAGAACATTCGAAATACAGTAACGTTACAATCAGATCCCCAATATTTGGAGTACTGGATTCTTATTGGAAGAGGAAATGCCGAAGAAGCACTTGATATTGCAAGGTATTTAGAGGATCGCTCATTAATTTTATACGGATTAATAAAGTACAAAGAACAAGTGAAAATTGATGATGATTTAGAGAGAGAAGAAAGACAACAATTATTAGCAGAAATTGAAGAGGAAACAAAGGAGTATCAGCAGGAAATGAAGGAAGAACAAGCAGCAGAGCAAGAAGCTGAACAGTCGGTTTCAGGGCAAACAGAAGAACAATCTAATGCTGAACAAACAGAAGTGAAATCAAAGGCTGTGACGGAGACCCTAAATAAGAATGAAGAGAAACAATCTGCTGAAACAACTGTACAAGAAACAAAGCCGCCTGAATAA